The sequence gttggctagctgttggctaagctagcagtgtctcctacgttaaggacgacaaatagctggctagctaacctcggtaaattaagataatcactctaagactacacactctaaactacacaattatcttggatacgaagacagcaaagacaactatgtagctagctaacactacactaacactacactaatcaagtcgttcagttgagtgtaaaagtttctacagtgctgctattcggtagacggtggacgtttgctagctggctagctgctgggcagatagcagtgtagactacgttaggacgacgaaatacgataattacgcaattatctttgatacaaagatggctatgtagctagctaagaagaaattgctaagattagacaaatcaaaccgttgtactataatgaaatgtaatgaaaagttatactacctgcggaccgaagtgcggatgcgaccgctcgctccaacccggaagtaataACGGTACACCCTGAGTACATCCTTTACTGTACTCAGTAATCAGTACTCAGTAATTATCAATGCTTTCTGCTGATGCAAACATATCTCACAACATTTTGAACTCTACCAGCGCTATGAGGAACGAAACAGCAATTCATTTCTGTCTCCCAAAGAAAGGTGACGTTGTATTTAGAATATTGTGTGACTTGCATATTAATCACAGGATTGAGTGCTTAGCAAATTCAATCAAGTTCTTGGCCATTTTGTCTTTCACCTAAAGTCAACCCAAGAAACTTTCCTCTTCACCTGGCTGACAGTAAGGTCCTTTGACTTGGGTAAACTGAGTCACTAACTAATGCCTAAGGAATCCATTTGGCGTTAGGGGCTATAGGGCATGGGCTGGGTTATACTGTATAGCTGCGTGATAGTGGGATGGGAGCATCGAGGCTGCCTCTGAGTGTTAAAGGCACGTATTAATAGAGTGATAGTTAGCTGCTTACTACTGTTCATTCTGTCAGAAGTCCCCAGAGCCAGACACAGCTCAGACCAGATATAGTGTCTCAATCAGAGCAGTCAGAATGAGACATCCGAAGGTCACCCTGGTGGAGAGGGATCCTGTCACTTGGCAGATGATGATAGAATCATCTGTGTAGAGTAGGATCAGTCTTGACAGTTTACTTTTTATTTCTTTGCTTTATTTTACTATGACTTTCATATGTAATAAGTGCACACTTGAATGATCTTTCCCTCAATGCAGGTCCACAATTGGTCACCTTCTCTATTGGCCATTTATAAAACATAGACAGATCAGAATTATCATTATTGATATAGGAAACTAGGGAATAGTTATTACATGCAGTAGCTGTCATGATTAGTGCTGGTCTTTTTCCATGGATTTAAACAAATACTCACAGGTTAATCATCATCCTTTCACAAGTAAACTCTACCTGGAAGAACGGCTGGCCAAAAACAATGGTTATGCTTCCCCTCAGTGTCAATTTTAGCAtggaaatcttggtggggcaaaataaataaaagtggaATGCATTCCAGCAAAgcaactacacaacactaaacaatacattaattgtactataacggtgacaaacggtgcccacaaactgttagggcctaaatAAAGCtgccccaacagcagtcccaacatcttaccactgctactcCTGGCTATCAGCTGAGCCTTGTTTGGCAGCAAAAcaattcattcagcctcatttactgcctttaaaagaAACTGATCTGATATGGCTGacctgcttaaacaaatgtggtttctaatgacaattgagatgtacaaactatggcgtaAGGGGACAACAAGCGGGTAAGAGGCAATCCATAATTttaattaagacattaatgagcgagctaggatagGTGTAACGTTAGTCAATATAACTACTTGtctagcacttttgaaatgtacagcgacataattcagaacatgggccggtcttacagtgttctccctgtacaccaagtcagaaccgtaggataaataaagggggcatataagtagacaatgaaagctcttacaatatttgaggattacatttctctaaaatagGTTATTGGCTACAGTAGAACAGTCAAAACAGTAGACAaaattaagaggggtaaatagaccaaattattagggtgaggcacatgggctactaacatcttactacacaacatccATGTAGTatcactttcttagctacagtatacatatctctctggcatattacatcatttatgaagCAGCGTACAATAGATTTTTGGACTCACATTGTTcatgctgtgctcacttgaacaggaaggtggagcGGCGGTCCtctgagttaacagttgttttgagcacggcacaaatcatgcttcattgacagaatggccaatgttgaatttttatcattttaaacttggaaaagagtaccttaatcccagatttgggaccacacagccacggtcactgattccttccaaaccactcgttGAATTTACGATTTCctacttgttgtgtaatgtttatgtctaatggccgatgagcaccgatacgttttatctataatttctcttcatatgacaaggattaaaaaggatttgccagtagattgtcgacttgatctATGATGATAACTGCTAACTAAAATTGTGAAAGTATGATATTgacatcagtccaatcaaagctacaagTGATTTGActtaattttatctgtggccaatgaccttgagccttcttgaatGGGCACTTCTATGGCAGCAGCCGAAGGGCAAATTCAAGGTCTcttcttaaaacttcttatggctgcaggggcagtattgagtagcttggatgaaaggtgcccagagtaaacggcctgctcctcagtctcagttgctaatatatgcatattattattagtattggatagaaaacactctgaagtttctaaaactgtttgaatgatgtctgtgagtataccataactcatatggcaggcaaaaacctgagaagaaatccaaacaggaagtgagaaatctgtgGTTGGTATGTTTTCAACCCaggccctattgaattcacattgggatatgaatgaagttgcacttcctgGGGCTTCCACTAGTTGTCagccgtctttagaaacttgatgcttctactgtgttgtgggactgaataagagctggatgagtcaggttactggcagagagccgttggaactttattgaagatttatgataaaaacatgcTAATGATttattctatacttagtttgaaatgtttcttcgacctgtaatacaactttttaaagtttttgtccgaagtaaagcacgagcgtttggatatgtgtacctaacgcgataacaaaagtagctactttgacataaataacggacattatcgaacaaatcaagcatttattgtggaactgcgattcctgggagtgcattctgatgaagttcatcaaaggtaagggattatttataatgtgatttctggtttctgttgactccaacatgctggctaatttgattatttttctgagcgccgtctcagattattgcatggtttgctttttccgtaaagtaaaaaaaaaaaaatctgacacagtggttgcattaaggagaggtatatctataattccatgtgtataacttgtattatcatctacatttatgatgagtatttctgttgaatcgatgcggctatgcaaaatcactggatgtttttggaactagtgaacgtaacacgccaatgtaaactcagatttttttatataaatatgaactttatcaaacaaaacatacatgtattgtgtaacatgaagtcctatgagtgtcatctgatgaagatcatcaaaggttagtgattcattttatctctatttgtgctttttgtaactcctctctttggctggaaaaatggcagtatttttctgtggcttggtggtgaccttacataatcatttgtggtgctttcgctgtaaagcctatttgaaatcggacactgtggtgggattaacaacaagattacctttaaaacggtatgaGACACAGTAtgttttgaggaattttaattatgagatttctgttgttttgaatttggagcTTTTAAGTGACAATTTTCAAGTCCCCATGAGTgatagaacactgagccaatcatgtcGCAAAGCTCCGTaatttctgctggcttgccccaccaccacagaaagcattgagctaggctgaaacacctgcattttggcattgccttactcaagaaaacaaaaaaagagatcctgtttgtatgcggctttattaactcaatgatatatattattttttacattgtttgcaaacataTGTGTCACATATtcatgccaaaataacatgcaaaacaggcaacccccccacacacaaaaaatatatgtattattattttatatttattcATTTTGCTTAAAATGtagggctcaaaacaggtggggctctgccctGAATAATGGGTCGCCACTGCGTCCCTTTGGCCTTTCTCCCACATTTGTTAAATAAGCAGACATTTTCCTGTACTCCTCAGTCTGTTCTTCAGGGGGTTTAAAATATTCAGTATTTTTGCAGGCCTGAACGTTGTAAGATTTGAGTGAAGTGAGGCGTGTAACATCCTTGTGAGTCAGTGATTTCAATCAATGTAGAGGAATAAGCACTTCCTGATTAAGTTCTGTATCGAGATGAAATGATGACGTTGATGTAGGCTAAAGGCCTTCCCAATATATGGCATTTTGTCTAATTGactaatatacactaccgttcaaaagtttggggtcacttagaaatgtccttgtttttgaaagaaaagcacgttttttgtccattaaaataacatcaaattgatcggaAATACAGTGTAGGCACTGCTAGCTGGAAATGGAAGATTGTTTTtatggaatatttacataggcatacagaggcccattttcagcaaccatcactcctgttttccaatggcacgttgtattagctaatccaagtttataattttaaaaggctaattgatcattagaaaacccttttgcaattatgttagcacatctTAAAACTgtcgtcctgattaaagaagtaataaaactctccttctttagactagttgagtatctggagcatcagcatttgtgggttcgattacaggcttaaaatggccagaaacaaagaaatgtcttctgaaactcgtcaatctattcttgttctgagatgtgaaggctattccatgcaggaaattgccaagaaactgaagatctcgtacaacactgtgtactactccattcacagaaaaacgcaaactggctctaaccagaatagaaataggagtgggaggcccaggtggacaactgagcaagaggacaagtacattagagtgtctagtttgagaaacagacacctcacaagtcctcaactgacagcttcattaaacacccgtctcaacgtcaacagtgaagagtcgACTCCTGGATGAGTTCCTCTGTcccgtgtctgtgttcttttgcccatcttaatcttttttttattggccagtctgagatatggctttttctttgcaactctgcctggaaggccagcatcccggaatcgcctcttcactgttgatgttgagactggtgttttgcggatactatttaatgaagctgccagttaaggacttgtgaggcatctgtttctcaaactagatactctaatgtacttgtgatcttgctcagttgtgcaccggggcctcccactcctctttctattctggttagagacagtttgcgctgttctgtgaagggagtagtacacagcattgtacaagatcttcagtttcttggcaatttcctgcatggaatagcctttatttctcagaacaagaatagactgacgagttttagAAGAAAGTacttgctccagatactcaactagtctaaagaaggccagttttattgcttctttaatcagaacaacagttttcagctgtgctaacataattgcaaaagggttttctaatgatcaattagccttttcaaatgataaacttggattagctaacacaacaagCCATTGGAAAACagtagtgatggttgctgatgatGGGCCTCTTTACGCCTATGTACATATTCCATTAAagatctgcagtttccagctacaatagtcatttacaacattaacaatgtttacactgtatttctgataaatttgatgttattttaatggacaaaaaatgtaattaaaaaaaaaggacatttctaagtgaccccaaacttttgaaatgtAGAGTATATATACAGCTTGTCAGGCCTATAGGAACATTAGCTATAAAGGAATGTAAATATACATTGACGGTTTCTTTTTAAAGTTCATGATTATGAttaattttatattttatataacTGGGTAACTTGTATAGTTGTTTAGTTTCTTGTTGCTGTTCATTCTCTCATTTTATAGCTGCCCTCATTCTATGTTAGCAAATTGCTAATTACAAAGGGATAACAGTAGCCCACACATACACCTGTGTCCCCCCTTCCTGCTCTTGCGCTTACAAGCTGTGTTTCGGGCAGAGGTGGTGTACAGTCGATGCCCTCCAGCCATGCTATGTGACGCTTTTTGATGGGTCTTTAGTTCCACCTGCGGAAATcaatcctgtctggtcctgtTTCCAACTTGAGCTTTACGCAGAGTGGCCAAAGTTTACATACCATTTGGTTAACGTGTAATATGCTCAGGCAACGTTTGAGGTCTAAACAAATAACTCCTTACTGCCTTGGTAAAAACAAACCAAATGTTTATAGGAGTTTAAGTCTGATGAAACGCAGCAGCATCCTGTAGCCTAGGTATTGGTGGAATTGAGTTTCTATCCCCTATATTTTTCCACATAAAAttatatttaatttatttcaccaTGACAAAAAGCAAAATTTACTCGTggatgtcattttttaaattctatATAAATTAGCCGAATATTTTAAGCATCTGATTCTTCATTCTAAACGAAATTATTTGATAGATAGATGATTAAGCAATCAACTCTATGGCTTTAGAAAACTGCCCTTCTGGGTGGTTCAGATAAAAACGAGAAGAAAACACAACCTGGTTTGATTAATGAATAATGGGGGAACATAACCCTACCAGTTGGAAGGCACTTGAAGACCTTCCTTGTGATACTCGACTTAATGTGTGGTCGCCTCTCAGATGTCCAGTAAAATAGCCAACGGCAAAAAAGCACTTTATACAGACCTATTCCATGGCGTGGAGAAAACACCAAGCCGCTGTAGGTGCTTTTTCGTGTATGTTTTAAATTAAGAAACGTCATATCAATTTGTGCTCAGCCAAGTTTTTCGGTTAATATTATACCCCTCAATGAATACAGGAGAGACATGTTTTCTATGAAAAATCACTGAAGGTTAACCACGAGGACAATCACTATCCACACAGTGGAAATATAGTATAAGGGCTCTATAACATCCGCATCGCGAAGTTTCAGCTTTACAGCATGATTTAAATTAACTTGACATTTCTATCGCTGAATCTGTAACGCTTCGGCGTTACAGAATGAATATAtccctaataataataataataatagtaataaaggATTAAACTATTAAATTCAACGAAAATTAATTGCCTCAAATTAACATTATCACAGGTCCCCCTCCAAGACACATTTCAATGGGGTTTATTCTGTCTCTAAAATGTAACAATGTTAGTTGTACCAATAgtctagactagcctactacaaCGAATCCAGATAATCTGAGTTAgaatacaaatttaaaaaatatatatatttgcgtTGGTTGTCCTTCAAATAATTCAGATAGGCCTATGCAGGATGTTGCAGCTTGGAACATAATGCACTAGGCTACATAGAAACGAAACAAAAACCTCTCGAAATCTGTTGGATTGCAGTTTTCATATTATATTTAAACGATAATCTGATTAATAAATAAGGTTTGACATTGTAGTAAATGACACCTGGATATACCGTATAGTTGATATTCTTAATATAAAATACAAATGTGCTATTTGAATTCTaagaagaaaaaaatgaaaataacattgtttttaaaataaatacacaACCATTGTTTATTAAATCACATAGCCTTATTGTAGTGACTGTTTGTGCCAGCATCCATGGCGTCCAACTAAACAAAGTGTCTGTCATTCTTTAGACAAGGTCTATTTTCCCAATTGTCCGTTGGAAATTGGTCGTCTGTTGTTTTTGTTAACGCGCTTTCTTTGGGGTTATTACCTATCTGGTTATTTTGTACAAATATTTTGGGTTCAGATAGTGTCCCTCCCTAGTTCAACCCGGTTTTGTCTTAACCTACACTGCACAAAAGCCTCTATAACTCTCCACCAGTAAATCACAGTCTGAAATGTTTGAGGAATGGATAGCTACAGTAGCTTATTTCTGGTTTCCAAAACAAGTGTTTTGTTTTATAGTGTTTGGTGCCCATTCTTTTATTTGATTTTAGTTTGAGGGTTTTAGTCCATGTTGTGACTCTTTGTGTCTTCTTAAGTCGACTTTTCTCTGGAATCCCTTGCTGCAGAGGTCGCATCCGAATGGTTTGAAGCCCGTGTGTTTCCGGCTGTGAGTTATGAGGTTGGAGCTCTGGCTGAACGCTTTCCCACACACTTGGCATTTGTGCGGCTTCTCACCTGCAGAACAAAAATGTATGCATTAACCATCGTGTTACCTTCAGTAGCCAAACCATATAGGCAAGCAAgctgttttatttgattttattgtATCAGGTCTTCAGGAAAAATGCATGTCAATAACGCATGACCTCATCATTATGCATTGGGTGGCCGTGTATGCAATTAACATATTTAGTGTTGCAGCGAGGTCTACTAATAGACTAACATTTCTGACGCCTACTTGCCTGTGTGGATGAATGTATGTTTCTTCATGTCTGATTTCTGGTGGAACCTCTTCCCGCAATGCTGGCATGGGTAAGGCCGTGTATCAGAGTGGATGAGGAGATGCGTGGAGAGAGTCGATGACCTTTTGAAGCTTTTACCGCATATTTTGCAATCAAAGCTTCTTTCCTGTGGAAGTATAAAGGCAAATATAAGTCTAAATATGATATTTATTAGCTCGTCAAAACAGTAAAGTAGCCTATTTTGCTTGTTGCCTTTGAATAATCAATGACAAAAACTAGAATGGTCTAGATTCTAGAATAGTCACCTGAGAGTGCACAGCTTTATGTTGCTCGAGGCTGACAGCATGTCCGAAGGTTTTGCCACAGATATCACAAGCGTAGGGCCTCGTGCCACTGTGTGATCTGCGAACGTGGACCTCCAACCCATGGGGAGTCGAAAACGCCTGCAGAGGGAAGTTGTGTGAAATTCGTGAGGGGAATGATGATGGTACAAGGTAAATAAAGAGAGGGACAATTGTGTCCATAACCATACATCTTCAAGCAAATCATTGCTAACATAAACTGCTTAAATCTTTACATTTGCATACATTATCTTACCTTACTGCATTTGGTGCACTTGTAGGTACCATTCAGAATGAACCGTGAGCAGGGTAAGTCAGACACAGCCTTGATTTCTGGGCTTTCCCCGTACAGGTTCCTTTCAGAATACAACCCTACCCCGGGGGCGGCAGCTCTCTCGAACAGACCGGCAGCGGACCGGTAATCACTGTCATTTTCTGCTACCGGACTTCTGTTAAAGAGTGTTGGTTCAATGGCCCGGTCGCTGTAGTACCCTAGCTCCGGGCTTCTCTTCAAGTCCATGGGGTGGGGGTGCTGGTGATGGAGACTCTGCTGGACCAGGTGACGGATGTCCGAACCAGAGTAACTGTTCCACGCATAGGGCCGGAAGGGAACAACGGGGAAGGGTTGTGTCTCGTCCACCGGGGGAGACAGGGATTTCTCTGAATCTACTATTGCGTTGCAAAAATAAATATAATTCATTAGTGTAGGCCTATTGTGATTTAATAGTTTAAGATGGATATCGGCCTACAA is a genomic window of Oncorhynchus nerka isolate Pitt River linkage group LG24, Oner_Uvic_2.0, whole genome shotgun sequence containing:
- the LOC115108574 gene encoding zinc finger protein Gfi-1-like, whose protein sequence is MSEITFRKSIILLLLRGQLSELHVLRCTFQWDNNAYDPSAALDPGCCDKSEELSLRLNSGIRLQHRIPGTEVQIAIGSGWPVILDISRDRTRRVKMPRSFLVKSKKAHSYHKPRSLEDDYSRLDTILAHICAGGDAIRGFSPDSHLVDTADFSSKSTLSCGDSVCSPASVYEDFWRPPSPSASPVDSEKSLSPPVDETQPFPVVPFRPYAWNSYSGSDIRHLVQQSLHHQHPHPMDLKRSPELGYYSDRAIEPTLFNRSPVAENDSDYRSAAGLFERAAAPGVGLYSERNLYGESPEIKAVSDLPCSRFILNGTYKCTKCSKAFSTPHGLEVHVRRSHSGTRPYACDICGKTFGHAVSLEQHKAVHSQERSFDCKICGKSFKRSSTLSTHLLIHSDTRPYPCQHCGKRFHQKSDMKKHTFIHTGEKPHKCQVCGKAFSQSSNLITHSRKHTGFKPFGCDLCSKGFQRKVDLRRHKESQHGLKPSN